One Pyrofollis japonicus DNA window includes the following coding sequences:
- a CDS encoding FAD-dependent oxidoreductase, giving the protein MRFVIGCKPGEAKPREEKVAIIGAGPAGLGAAGYLRCRGFNVTVFDMLPEPGGLLIFGVLDIHVNKPKIKEGIKELINMGVQFKQCVKVGKDILLEDLIERYNAVLIATGTWKGRRLNIPGRDLPEVVDAFDWIFQYHLWKYEYSREKPMIKPRVVVIGGGLTAIDAVHVSKWLGAKEIHLAYRRTREYAPAGPRGFKEAEEEGAIIHELLSPVEYIAGPDGHLKAVRFEKMRLVPKPGEKRPGIEGTGEYVTIETDMAIESIGLVPTPPFEDECCGIKLTKRGTIDVDEYKRTTREPVFAAGDVSHGPSLIGPALKSGVDAAKAIEKYLNGELGWRKA; this is encoded by the coding sequence GTGCGCTTCGTTATTGGTTGCAAGCCTGGAGAAGCAAAGCCCCGCGAAGAGAAAGTTGCTATCATAGGTGCTGGTCCCGCAGGGCTTGGCGCCGCTGGCTACTTACGCTGCCGCGGCTTCAATGTAACAGTCTTCGACATGCTCCCGGAGCCTGGTGGCCTACTCATCTTCGGCGTACTGGATATACACGTCAATAAGCCGAAGATCAAGGAGGGTATAAAGGAACTCATAAACATGGGTGTACAGTTCAAGCAGTGCGTCAAGGTCGGCAAAGACATCCTTCTCGAGGACTTGATCGAGCGCTACAACGCAGTTCTAATAGCCACCGGTACATGGAAAGGCCGCCGCCTAAACATACCCGGCCGCGACTTACCAGAGGTGGTAGACGCCTTTGACTGGATATTCCAGTACCATCTATGGAAATACGAATATAGTAGAGAAAAGCCGATGATAAAGCCACGCGTAGTCGTGATAGGCGGCGGCTTGACAGCCATCGACGCCGTACACGTGTCTAAGTGGCTTGGCGCCAAGGAGATACACCTGGCCTACCGCCGTACACGTGAATACGCACCCGCAGGTCCAAGAGGCTTCAAGGAGGCTGAAGAAGAGGGAGCCATAATACATGAGCTGCTGAGCCCAGTTGAGTACATTGCCGGGCCCGACGGCCACCTAAAGGCTGTAAGGTTCGAGAAAATGAGGCTAGTACCAAAGCCCGGAGAGAAGAGGCCTGGCATAGAGGGAACCGGCGAATACGTTACAATAGAGACCGATATGGCTATCGAGAGCATAGGCCTCGTGCCCACGCCTCCATTCGAGGACGAGTGCTGCGGGATCAAACTGACCAAGCGCGGCACCATAGACGTTGACGAGTACAAGAGGACTACAAGGGAGCCAGTATTCGCAGCAGGTGACGTGAGCCACGGCCCAAGCCTCATAGGCCCCGCACTGAAGAGCGGAGTAGACGCTGCCAAGGCTATAGAGAAGTACCTTAACGGTGAGCTGGGCTGGAGGAAAGCCTAA
- a CDS encoding HEPN domain-containing protein translates to MVELPLEWVEKADVLIDDAERHLREGHYWLTCFEAQQAAELYLEALIVALTGTHPFTHDLAELLEALRELDISVPDELFVYADALTPHYTMARYPGRKPLRYDRELGERCLRYARRIIDWVKEAASKIS, encoded by the coding sequence TTGGTTGAGCTTCCTCTTGAATGGGTTGAGAAGGCAGACGTGCTAATAGATGATGCAGAGAGACATCTTAGGGAAGGCCATTACTGGCTTACCTGTTTTGAGGCACAGCAGGCAGCAGAACTATATCTCGAAGCATTGATCGTTGCCCTTACGGGCACTCATCCATTTACGCACGACTTGGCAGAGCTTCTTGAAGCGCTCCGAGAGCTAGATATCAGTGTCCCCGACGAGCTATTCGTCTACGCAGATGCACTTACACCTCACTACACTATGGCCCGGTATCCTGGCCGGAAACCTCTGAGATATGACAGAGAGCTCGGTGAGAGGTGTCTCCGCTATGCCAGGAGAATCATCGACTGGGTTAAGGAGGCGGCTTCTAAGATCTCTTAG
- the cutA gene encoding divalent-cation tolerance protein CutA has product MSLIESGVYVVLITAPRGKGKEIARKLVEERLAACVNITSVESVYWWQGKIEEDNEDLLVVKTSAEKIEELVRRVKEIHQYEVPEIIALPVAACLHDYCKWVREETSKK; this is encoded by the coding sequence TTGTCCCTTATAGAGTCTGGAGTATACGTTGTGCTCATAACCGCTCCCAGGGGTAAGGGGAAAGAGATTGCACGAAAGCTGGTAGAGGAGAGGCTTGCTGCCTGCGTGAACATTACAAGCGTTGAGAGCGTGTACTGGTGGCAGGGGAAGATCGAGGAGGATAACGAGGACCTGCTTGTCGTCAAGACGAGCGCCGAGAAGATAGAAGAACTAGTGAGGCGTGTAAAGGAGATACATCAATACGAGGTACCTGAGATAATAGCGCTCCCTGTGGCGGCCTGCCTCCACGACTACTGTAAATGGGTCAGAGAGGAGACCTCAAAGAAGTAG
- a CDS encoding nucleotidyltransferase domain-containing protein has product MPGESSTGLRRRLLRSLREKVAKSDELLEAFLARLREKYPRSAIVLFGSRARGDHLPYSDYDVALVLRDEDCADKVGVAEEARALKPPGLSLDLIVLCVSELDDPLVKQMLGAKKVLYDGLGVFEEKH; this is encoded by the coding sequence ATGCCAGGAGAATCATCGACTGGGTTAAGGAGGCGGCTTCTAAGATCTCTTAGAGAGAAAGTGGCGAAAAGCGACGAGCTACTGGAAGCCTTTTTGGCCAGGCTTCGTGAAAAATATCCTCGCTCAGCAATAGTGCTTTTCGGCTCAAGGGCTCGCGGCGATCATCTTCCATACAGTGACTATGATGTAGCACTAGTGCTTCGCGACGAAGACTGTGCCGACAAAGTAGGGGTTGCTGAGGAGGCTCGTGCACTGAAGCCGCCAGGGCTCAGCCTCGACCTAATAGTGCTCTGCGTCAGCGAGCTGGACGACCCCCTGGTTAAGCAGATGCTTGGCGCCAAAAAAGTACTCTATGATGGCCTAGGCGTGTTCGAGGAGAAACACTGA
- a CDS encoding DUF445 domain-containing protein, whose translation MGLLTSIGIIVLFGLVGGAIGYLTNVIAVRMLFRPEKPRCILPGRRVCIQGLIPARKDALARRLGRVMAKYAYSRSIREKYKQRLEKEIAGLIREAVEEKLRQSPIQSPLAAMLLPGLAEMLAKAVTPMVIELLEKASLRVNVAEIVEEEFKSLPVAELEKVFKEIASKELRFIEIMGFILGAIIGLAEGIIALIV comes from the coding sequence TTGGGGCTCCTAACCAGCATAGGGATAATAGTACTCTTCGGCCTAGTTGGCGGAGCAATAGGCTACCTAACCAACGTTATTGCTGTCCGTATGTTGTTCCGGCCCGAGAAGCCCCGCTGCATTCTCCCAGGTCGCAGAGTTTGCATCCAGGGCCTTATCCCGGCCCGTAAGGATGCACTTGCTAGGCGCCTAGGCCGAGTGATGGCGAAGTACGCGTACTCTAGGAGTATTCGTGAGAAGTATAAGCAGCGCCTGGAGAAGGAGATAGCTGGCCTCATAAGGGAGGCCGTGGAGGAGAAGCTGCGCCAGTCGCCTATACAGAGCCCCCTGGCAGCGATGCTTCTCCCAGGCCTAGCCGAGATGCTCGCGAAAGCAGTAACCCCTATGGTGATAGAGCTGTTAGAGAAGGCATCTCTGAGAGTAAACGTCGCAGAGATAGTCGAGGAGGAGTTCAAGAGCCTGCCCGTGGCAGAGCTCGAGAAGGTCTTCAAGGAAATAGCCAGCAAGGAACTAAGATTCATAGAGATAATGGGCTTCATCCTGGGAGCAATAATAGGCTTAGCAGAAGGCATAATAGCTCTAATAGTCTAG
- a CDS encoding ferritin-like domain-containing protein: MAEDLVRIFTQASENEKKYAEELENIARDLPHPILRALLLGIAGDSRKHSLFYQAAAEIASGKQGLLTREELAKLKEAVRKHIETERNMVELAHKLLHQTDDPRLKLVLEAILEDENRHHALLVALATQVEKLETIEDEQEFWKQVWSSSTRPSKHYLAGPRTRE; encoded by the coding sequence TTGGCAGAAGACCTTGTAAGAATCTTTACCCAGGCCTCCGAGAACGAGAAAAAGTACGCAGAGGAGCTAGAGAACATAGCCAGGGATCTTCCCCACCCTATTCTCAGAGCACTGCTCCTAGGAATAGCTGGCGACTCGCGCAAACACAGCTTGTTCTACCAAGCAGCAGCCGAGATAGCTTCGGGTAAGCAGGGCCTCTTGACGCGGGAAGAATTAGCTAAGCTCAAAGAAGCGGTGAGGAAACACATAGAGACCGAGAGAAACATGGTAGAGCTAGCACACAAGCTGCTCCATCAAACCGATGACCCTAGGCTGAAACTAGTCCTAGAAGCTATACTCGAGGACGAGAACCGCCACCACGCCCTCCTAGTAGCACTAGCCACGCAGGTAGAGAAACTAGAAACCATAGAGGACGAACAAGAGTTCTGGAAACAAGTATGGAGCAGTAGCACAAGGCCCTCCAAACACTATCTAGCAGGACCGAGAACAAGAGAATAA
- a CDS encoding DUF6062 family protein — protein MSEECRSIMGAYLREALRKPGCPICRLIRDAEERLVKSILYEYVNDPGVRREIRSSLGFCTHHAWLLLRMALSPEIADSLGAAIIYEDVVSTYMESLEKGRIPEEENECPVCRTARETEEIYVEEFSKCYQVSEKFREEYATLPAILCRRHLRMVLSRLPQKELRNQLLRAQLEKLKDIRERLERLIEKHDYRSQEPITRREQQALREAIEALRGREVATTLCDRAEPRRQRSSFLEKILGRTR, from the coding sequence ATGAGCGAAGAATGTAGAAGCATTATGGGCGCCTATCTCCGGGAAGCCCTTAGGAAGCCCGGCTGCCCGATATGTAGGCTCATAAGAGATGCGGAGGAAAGACTTGTTAAGAGTATCCTCTACGAGTACGTTAACGATCCTGGTGTTCGGCGCGAGATTCGCAGCAGCCTCGGCTTTTGCACTCACCACGCATGGCTGCTTCTGAGGATGGCTCTTAGCCCGGAGATAGCTGATAGCCTCGGGGCTGCAATTATCTATGAGGATGTGGTTTCAACGTATATGGAGAGCCTCGAGAAGGGTAGAATACCCGAAGAGGAGAACGAGTGCCCTGTATGTAGGACCGCGAGGGAGACTGAAGAGATCTATGTTGAGGAGTTTTCCAAGTGTTACCAAGTCTCTGAGAAGTTTCGCGAGGAATACGCTACATTACCAGCCATTCTCTGCAGAAGGCACCTAAGAATGGTGCTGAGTAGGCTGCCTCAAAAGGAGCTACGGAACCAGCTTCTTCGAGCACAGCTAGAGAAGCTCAAGGATATTCGGGAAAGACTTGAAAGACTGATAGAGAAACACGACTATCGCAGCCAAGAGCCTATTACAAGGAGAGAGCAACAAGCACTACGGGAGGCCATTGAGGCGCTCCGAGGCAGAGAGGTGGCGACGACTCTTTGTGACCGAGCAGAGCCCCGGAGGCAGCGGAGTAGCTTCCTTGAGAAAATTCTTGGCAGGACACGGTAA
- a CDS encoding leucyl aminopeptidase family protein, which translates to MIRGSIRAGFDKGEVDAVAYVVSKETLEKAKALGRASAEAIGLGDFRAGLEETAMLYEPGTKPSRVILSGVGGASDWPDLVERLRVGVGAAVREARKRKGIKKLGVIVLEELVEKAAAEAGKSTDWVIEQLMVAADMANYAYALKGKGDAPHVLAEIGVEPGTEAALQNALGIAEGVRVARDIGNAPPAMMNPERLEAYAREIAEKLGLGITVLHRGELENLGMGGILAVGQGSEVEPRLIILEYNGGGDTVAVVGKAVTFDAGGLDLKPPQAMLEMKYDKCGGAAAIGTVVAAARLKLPYRVVALVPAVENLPSGKSYKPLDVIKMYNGLTVEVGNTDAEGRLILADALAYAAEKYKPKFMVDFATLTGAAVVALGNHAAALFSNNEELLRSVEKASRLAGEPAWPMPLWPVYEKQLESKVADTNNVGGRPAGAITAAKFLEKFVGDTPWAHLDIAGTAWVQEKGPWKPYYPGGATGWGVRTVIELLRK; encoded by the coding sequence TTGATACGCGGCTCAATACGCGCAGGGTTCGACAAAGGCGAAGTAGATGCAGTAGCTTACGTGGTTAGCAAGGAAACACTTGAGAAAGCAAAGGCTCTAGGCAGAGCGTCTGCCGAAGCCATTGGCCTCGGCGACTTCAGGGCAGGGCTCGAAGAAACAGCCATGCTCTATGAGCCGGGCACTAAGCCTAGCCGGGTCATTCTGAGCGGCGTGGGCGGTGCAAGCGACTGGCCGGACCTCGTTGAGAGGCTTCGCGTCGGCGTCGGGGCTGCTGTCCGAGAAGCCCGCAAGAGGAAGGGCATCAAGAAGCTCGGAGTAATTGTTCTCGAAGAGCTCGTGGAGAAGGCGGCCGCCGAGGCAGGCAAGAGCACGGACTGGGTTATCGAGCAGCTAATGGTAGCCGCGGACATGGCTAACTATGCCTACGCCTTGAAGGGCAAAGGCGATGCACCGCACGTCTTGGCCGAGATAGGCGTAGAGCCCGGCACCGAGGCTGCTCTCCAGAACGCTCTAGGCATAGCTGAGGGCGTTAGGGTTGCAAGGGATATCGGTAACGCGCCACCGGCCATGATGAACCCGGAGCGCCTAGAGGCCTATGCTAGAGAGATCGCGGAGAAACTAGGGCTAGGCATAACTGTGCTTCACCGTGGCGAGCTCGAGAACCTAGGGATGGGCGGCATACTGGCTGTTGGGCAGGGTAGCGAGGTAGAGCCTCGGCTCATAATACTTGAGTACAATGGCGGTGGAGACACCGTAGCCGTAGTGGGCAAGGCCGTGACGTTCGACGCTGGCGGTCTAGACCTCAAGCCCCCACAGGCCATGCTCGAGATGAAGTACGATAAGTGCGGCGGCGCAGCAGCAATAGGCACCGTGGTCGCGGCTGCTCGGCTCAAGCTACCCTACCGAGTAGTCGCCCTGGTACCCGCTGTTGAGAACTTGCCGAGCGGGAAGAGCTACAAGCCACTAGACGTCATAAAGATGTACAACGGCTTAACAGTTGAGGTCGGCAACACTGATGCCGAGGGCAGGCTCATACTCGCAGACGCCCTGGCATACGCGGCGGAGAAGTACAAGCCCAAGTTCATGGTAGACTTCGCGACCCTCACCGGGGCAGCAGTGGTAGCACTTGGAAACCACGCGGCAGCACTCTTCAGTAACAACGAGGAGCTACTGAGAAGCGTCGAGAAGGCCTCAAGGCTCGCAGGCGAACCAGCCTGGCCAATGCCCCTCTGGCCGGTCTACGAGAAGCAGCTCGAAAGCAAAGTAGCCGACACAAACAATGTAGGAGGAAGACCCGCCGGAGCAATAACTGCCGCGAAGTTCCTAGAGAAGTTCGTCGGAGACACCCCATGGGCTCACCTAGACATCGCCGGCACGGCCTGGGTACAGGAAAAGGGGCCCTGGAAACCCTACTACCCCGGCGGAGCAACAGGCTGGGGCGTAAGAACAGTCATAGAGCTACTCCGGAAATAA
- a CDS encoding PaREP1 family protein, translated as MAATITLPKRILERIKREAEKQGTGLEEYVVEILVQNLDPETRAQEYIDAAKELLREAYEELERGNIRQAAEKTWGAAALAIKAYASWQDKKRLASHSELWEYAARLGEELGDWVDDAWNQANSMHICFYEGWCKKRHVEAALKHVERLVKTIEEKMQQK; from the coding sequence GTGGCTGCTACAATAACGCTCCCTAAGAGAATATTGGAAAGAATTAAACGTGAGGCTGAAAAACAAGGTACTGGACTCGAAGAATATGTAGTTGAAATACTTGTACAGAATCTTGATCCAGAAACACGTGCACAAGAATACATAGATGCTGCGAAAGAGCTTCTAAGAGAAGCTTATGAGGAGCTTGAGAGGGGCAACATAAGGCAGGCGGCTGAGAAAACATGGGGTGCAGCAGCCTTAGCGATTAAGGCTTATGCGTCTTGGCAGGACAAGAAACGGTTGGCGAGCCACAGCGAACTATGGGAGTATGCAGCAAGGCTTGGCGAGGAACTGGGAGACTGGGTTGACGATGCATGGAACCAAGCGAATAGCATGCACATCTGCTTCTACGAGGGCTGGTGTAAGAAAAGACATGTAGAGGCGGCGCTGAAACATGTAGAGAGGCTAGTCAAAACAATTGAGGAGAAAATGCAACAAAAATAA
- the nrfD gene encoding NrfD/PsrC family molybdoenzyme membrane anchor subunit: MEIGPDVTWSTLIALYLYLGGMAGGMWMLGFAADYADKKGEKYYVVAKTASYLAPITLAAGVLLLVLDLHRAAVGTEGLLHILNVFNNTSSSVMTIGSIIISVAIIWGLIVAIMYYANASRPWRLVFSFIAAILGFATAAYTGLLLSMARHAALWNTGWLSWLFVTSGASSGIAATIIMTRILGSFTPDYLLPEFRKVKDKWLDIAEKLHKYDVVVLWMEIAMLIGMLIDIYARFGSTPVSWLIKSTSAAVAFWSYLVLGWATPIAMYYTMPKKNKVNIYLGAILIACFALALRYAILLAPQLAWKNAGFPFH, translated from the coding sequence ATGGAGATAGGACCTGATGTTACATGGAGCACACTCATAGCATTGTATCTTTACCTTGGCGGAATGGCTGGCGGAATGTGGATGCTCGGCTTCGCAGCAGACTATGCTGACAAGAAGGGCGAGAAGTACTACGTGGTGGCGAAGACAGCATCGTATCTCGCACCAATAACTCTTGCAGCAGGTGTCCTATTGCTAGTACTTGACCTACACCGCGCAGCCGTCGGAACCGAGGGGCTCTTACACATACTCAACGTGTTCAACAATACATCGTCATCAGTAATGACTATAGGCTCGATAATAATATCAGTCGCGATAATATGGGGGCTCATAGTAGCAATAATGTACTACGCCAACGCATCCAGGCCATGGAGGCTAGTATTCAGCTTCATAGCAGCAATACTTGGCTTCGCAACAGCAGCATACACTGGACTACTACTATCAATGGCGAGGCATGCAGCCCTCTGGAACACCGGTTGGCTCTCATGGCTCTTTGTGACAAGCGGGGCAAGCAGCGGCATAGCAGCAACAATAATAATGACAAGGATCCTGGGAAGCTTCACGCCTGACTACTTGCTACCAGAGTTCCGGAAAGTCAAGGACAAGTGGCTAGACATCGCCGAGAAGCTCCACAAGTACGATGTAGTAGTGCTATGGATGGAAATAGCCATGCTCATAGGCATGCTGATAGACATCTATGCGAGGTTCGGGTCAACACCGGTAAGCTGGCTAATCAAGTCAACATCGGCGGCAGTAGCGTTCTGGAGCTACCTAGTACTGGGCTGGGCAACCCCAATAGCAATGTACTACACGATGCCCAAGAAGAACAAGGTAAACATCTACCTAGGAGCAATACTCATAGCATGTTTCGCACTGGCACTAAGATACGCTATCCTACTAGCGCCGCAGCTAGCATGGAAGAACGCTGGCTTTCCATTCCACTAA
- a CDS encoding phosphate-starvation-inducible PsiE family protein, with product MSLAAPSEREKRIVEKTYHVFELIALIALATATLAAIVEFFKALIVEGFSYTEVLEKILLIFIFIDLTRTIVVSIVGGRFRMDILLEAITIALARDLIFSIASEAETFSVVRAATLGGLLSVTVVLWIMARRVEIQTIRVEEERQPMN from the coding sequence TTGTCTCTTGCGGCGCCGAGTGAGCGAGAGAAAAGAATAGTTGAGAAAACGTATCACGTCTTTGAGCTGATCGCGCTGATTGCTCTCGCTACTGCAACGCTGGCGGCGATAGTGGAGTTCTTTAAGGCGCTTATCGTTGAGGGGTTTAGCTATACAGAGGTGTTGGAGAAGATCCTGCTCATCTTCATATTTATCGACTTGACGCGCACAATAGTTGTCAGCATAGTTGGCGGCCGGTTCCGGATGGACATCTTGCTAGAGGCCATCACTATAGCGCTGGCGCGTGACCTCATATTCAGCATAGCAAGCGAGGCAGAGACATTCAGCGTTGTACGTGCAGCTACTCTTGGCGGCCTCCTCTCAGTAACAGTTGTGTTGTGGATCATGGCGCGAAGAGTAGAGATCCAGACGATCAGGGTAGAGGAGGAAAGGCAGCCGATGAACTAG
- a CDS encoding DUF401 family protein, protein MPCCAGTSSYHARLGALAQWLSWLGVSAVLPGQLVAFIAGYAVLVVVALRGRGPLAAIAAMIAVYGAYSLLFHGADSIVASFLALGEWVNLRTFVYIFLSLFLAGVLREAGYLSLLVEGSSAVGCRFSFLAVPALIGLLPMPGGALVSAMAMRRKYLEEARMPPEWAGYLNYWFRHVWVPMWPIFQSIIITAAVLGTTPMGVVSNTWPETPAAILGGLLVAIPALYRYKCNRGGRLMDLLKALWPFLLLAALVFSHVVGLLEALVITLAVVLLVLRPGRRELRGALGLATKPRIHGVLAEALFLKELLSHTAAPHAMYEFATGLGLPETTVLFSVPFILGLAAGGENFFAATAIPLLKTYIVSSGAINQAALLIAYTGGSMGVMVSPVHLCFALTVDYYRANTAKTLALAALAAIATSAIVVFTILPLL, encoded by the coding sequence ATGCCTTGTTGTGCGGGGACAAGCTCTTATCATGCCAGGCTCGGTGCTCTAGCGCAGTGGCTGAGCTGGCTCGGTGTCTCGGCAGTGCTTCCAGGCCAGTTAGTGGCGTTCATTGCTGGCTACGCTGTACTTGTGGTGGTTGCTCTCCGCGGCAGGGGGCCGCTGGCGGCTATCGCGGCGATGATAGCTGTTTACGGCGCCTATAGTCTGTTGTTCCACGGCGCTGACAGCATTGTTGCTAGCTTCTTGGCGCTGGGAGAATGGGTTAATCTGCGAACCTTTGTCTACATATTTCTCAGCTTGTTCCTGGCCGGCGTTCTCCGCGAGGCGGGCTACCTCTCCCTGCTGGTGGAGGGCTCGTCGGCGGTTGGGTGCAGGTTCAGCTTCCTAGCAGTACCGGCTCTCATAGGCCTCCTACCCATGCCTGGCGGCGCCCTGGTCTCGGCCATGGCTATGAGGCGGAAGTACCTAGAGGAGGCCCGTATGCCCCCGGAGTGGGCTGGGTACCTAAACTATTGGTTCCGCCACGTATGGGTTCCGATGTGGCCCATATTCCAGAGCATAATAATCACCGCTGCGGTGCTCGGCACGACACCCATGGGTGTCGTCTCTAACACGTGGCCCGAGACTCCTGCAGCAATACTTGGCGGGCTCCTAGTGGCTATTCCTGCACTCTATCGCTACAAGTGCAATAGGGGCGGGAGGCTTATGGACCTCCTCAAGGCGCTGTGGCCGTTTCTCCTCCTAGCAGCCCTGGTATTCAGCCACGTAGTTGGCCTCCTAGAGGCCCTCGTCATCACCCTCGCGGTGGTATTGTTAGTGCTTCGGCCCGGGCGGAGAGAGTTGCGCGGAGCACTGGGGCTTGCAACGAAGCCGAGAATACACGGAGTATTAGCGGAAGCCCTCTTCCTTAAGGAACTGCTCAGCCACACTGCCGCGCCTCACGCGATGTACGAGTTCGCCACGGGCTTAGGGCTTCCCGAGACAACGGTCTTGTTCTCAGTGCCTTTCATCCTCGGCCTTGCCGCTGGCGGCGAGAACTTCTTCGCGGCCACAGCCATACCGCTGCTCAAGACATACATCGTCTCCAGCGGAGCCATAAACCAGGCAGCACTGCTAATAGCCTATACCGGGGGCTCCATGGGCGTAATGGTCTCCCCTGTCCACCTATGCTTCGCCCTCACAGTGGACTACTATCGGGCAAATACTGCGAAGACTCTTGCTCTAGCAGCGCTCGCGGCTATAGCTACCTCGGCGATAGTTGTCTTCACCATACTCCCGCTCCTATAG